In Natronococcus occultus SP4, the following proteins share a genomic window:
- a CDS encoding DegT/DnrJ/EryC1/StrS family aminotransferase, whose product MHEQGRRRTLRGNRIDRSEDPERDGSRRSARSIGGGPMTDEYPIATGGSFPGKEWILAAIERMLDGDAALTMAEHCRAFEREVADSVGREHGITTNSCTSALETSLRALEDRGEEVIVPIQTFAANASSVLTAGYELRFADIEPADHNISLESVADKISDDTAAVVAVHFAGNVCERTAELRELCEAHDAVLIEDCSHAHGATIDGRPAGSIGHLACFSFYATKVLTTGEGGMVLTDDDTLARRVAAIRNRGLDPASDDARFTFLGSNYRLSEFAAVLGRSQLEHVDEFVVHRNELARSYDDRLAELTADGLARPIAPPSNVRSSYWRYPVALASGLDRERIRDRLAADGITIDWAYDPPLHRQPFVTDRYDTDGVAPEGTAAMGRHICLPIHRDLSPEDAAYVGDRVVETIREAAPSATVGAKSLDRR is encoded by the coding sequence GTGCACGAACAGGGGCGCCGACGAACGCTGCGGGGGAACCGAATCGATCGATCCGAGGACCCGGAGCGGGACGGAAGCCGACGGAGCGCCCGGTCGATCGGGGGTGGCCCGATGACCGACGAGTATCCGATCGCGACGGGCGGCTCGTTCCCGGGCAAGGAGTGGATCCTGGCAGCGATAGAGCGGATGCTCGACGGCGACGCCGCGCTGACGATGGCAGAGCACTGCCGAGCGTTCGAGCGGGAGGTCGCCGACTCCGTCGGCCGCGAGCACGGGATCACGACCAACTCCTGTACCTCGGCTCTCGAGACGAGCCTGCGGGCCCTCGAGGACCGCGGCGAGGAGGTGATCGTCCCGATCCAGACGTTCGCCGCGAACGCCTCGTCGGTGCTGACCGCGGGCTACGAGCTCCGCTTCGCCGACATCGAGCCCGCGGACCACAACATTTCACTGGAGTCGGTCGCCGACAAGATTAGCGACGACACCGCGGCCGTCGTCGCCGTCCACTTCGCGGGTAACGTCTGCGAGCGAACCGCCGAGCTGCGAGAACTGTGCGAGGCCCACGACGCCGTCCTGATCGAGGACTGCTCGCACGCCCACGGCGCGACGATCGACGGCCGGCCCGCCGGGAGCATCGGCCACCTCGCTTGCTTCTCCTTCTATGCGACGAAAGTCCTGACGACCGGGGAGGGCGGCATGGTCCTGACCGACGACGACACCCTCGCCCGACGGGTGGCTGCCATCCGGAACCGCGGGCTCGATCCCGCGAGCGACGACGCCCGGTTTACGTTCCTCGGGAGCAACTACCGCCTCTCGGAGTTCGCGGCCGTCCTCGGGCGCAGCCAGCTCGAGCACGTCGACGAGTTCGTCGTCCACCGCAACGAGCTCGCCCGGAGCTACGACGATCGGCTCGCGGAACTCACAGCCGACGGGCTCGCCCGTCCGATTGCGCCGCCGTCGAACGTTCGCTCGAGCTACTGGCGCTACCCCGTCGCGCTCGCGAGCGGGCTGGACCGGGAGCGGATCCGGGACCGCCTCGCCGCAGACGGAATCACGATCGACTGGGCCTACGACCCGCCGCTGCACCGCCAGCCGTTCGTCACCGATCGGTACGACACCGACGGGGTCGCCCCAGAGGGGACCGCGGCGATGGGACGGCACATCTGTCTCCCGATCCACCGGGATCTCTCGCCCGAGGACGCGGCGTACGTCGGCGATCGGGTCGTCGAGACGATCCGGGAGGCAGCGCCGTCGGCGACGGTTGGCGCCAAGAGTCTCGACCGTCGGTAA
- a CDS encoding CPBP family intramembrane glutamic endopeptidase yields the protein MIRDSSSGRIRAGLRAVLPAVVTLALILVWQQGVSPVARIETDSWLEAMSVISVDSIGYVVAILVALWVASRLDRRQYRAFGLDVTRRWLGNFIVGVVIGLGAFLLSTWYAQFRGVIEISSLLSEVSVGSLEVMIVTGVIAFGVSFLIQNIFEEIVYRGIMLQNFAEGLVERGFSPLWSILVAALGSSVLFGVFHIPLRGIAPSIDAAFVGLTFALAYVLTGNLGLAIGVHFGRFPIELLVVGAADPLGLSAVIEFTAAAPDVELVRMGLTTIAILTWVYFVYGEISIDKTVYQ from the coding sequence ATGATCCGTGATTCCTCCTCGGGACGAATTCGGGCAGGATTGCGGGCCGTACTCCCTGCGGTTGTAACACTCGCGTTGATACTCGTCTGGCAACAGGGAGTCTCCCCGGTAGCGAGAATCGAGACGGATTCGTGGCTGGAGGCGATGAGCGTGATCAGTGTCGACAGTATCGGGTACGTAGTGGCGATTCTCGTTGCGCTGTGGGTGGCTAGTCGGCTTGATAGACGCCAGTATCGCGCCTTCGGCTTAGATGTCACTCGTCGCTGGCTCGGGAATTTTATTGTTGGGGTTGTGATTGGTCTCGGGGCGTTCCTGCTTTCGACATGGTATGCACAGTTCCGGGGAGTGATCGAGATAAGCTCGTTGCTGTCTGAAGTTTCGGTGGGTAGCCTCGAGGTGATGATTGTAACGGGCGTGATCGCATTCGGCGTGTCTTTTCTCATTCAGAACATCTTTGAAGAGATCGTTTACCGAGGGATTATGTTACAGAACTTTGCGGAGGGGCTCGTGGAGCGTGGCTTCTCACCGCTCTGGAGCATCCTGGTTGCAGCCCTCGGCAGTAGCGTGCTGTTCGGGGTGTTTCATATCCCGCTTCGAGGTATCGCTCCGTCGATCGATGCAGCCTTTGTTGGGCTTACGTTTGCGTTGGCGTACGTCCTCACGGGCAACTTGGGTCTCGCAATCGGGGTTCACTTCGGTCGCTTTCCGATCGAATTGCTGGTGGTTGGTGCTGCAGATCCCCTCGGGTTGTCTGCAGTGATTGAATTCACAGCCGCGGCACCAGATGTGGAACTTGTCCGTATGGGGCTTACTACGATAGCGATTCTCACGTGGGTGTACTTCGTCTACGGGGAGATTTCGATCGACAAAACTGTTTATCAGTAA
- a CDS encoding tyrosine-type recombinase/integrase translates to MARNSEREYEHITPSEALELYLEEKGQECSPATIRSHRSRLSHFIDWFQQETDYTHVHELGGLDIRRFRSWRFTDHSNDTIATQLDTLRVFCKFLRNIDAIEPTLPEKVESPNRGGQRSNEITAERAKNILTHLDRYQYASLQHTLTHLLWWSMCRVGAVHSIDLDDLDLEDGYITLEHRPETGTSLKNQGESERTISINRETCQILRDYIDQTRPEVTDDYDREPLLASKYGRYHRNTLRNHVYAVTRPCLVRNCPHEEDPETCEAAQTNNDACKCDSSESTHAIRRGSISWHLREETGKQTVSDRADVSPSVIDEHYSTLSDTEKADVRREQLPDSL, encoded by the coding sequence ATGGCACGAAACAGCGAACGTGAATACGAACACATCACACCCAGCGAAGCGTTAGAACTGTATCTCGAAGAGAAAGGACAGGAGTGTTCACCTGCAACGATCCGTAGCCATCGAAGCCGCCTGTCGCACTTCATTGACTGGTTCCAGCAGGAGACAGACTACACCCACGTTCACGAACTGGGTGGACTGGACATCCGACGATTCCGCAGTTGGCGGTTCACTGACCACAGTAACGACACGATCGCAACACAACTGGACACCCTACGCGTGTTCTGCAAATTCCTCAGGAACATCGACGCAATCGAACCAACGCTACCCGAGAAAGTAGAGTCACCAAACCGAGGAGGGCAGCGTAGCAACGAGATTACCGCAGAACGAGCGAAAAACATCCTCACCCACTTGGATCGATACCAGTACGCGTCCCTACAACATACCCTCACGCACTTGTTGTGGTGGTCTATGTGCAGGGTTGGGGCAGTTCACAGTATTGACCTCGATGATCTTGACCTCGAAGACGGCTACATCACGTTGGAACACCGACCGGAGACGGGTACTTCGTTGAAGAACCAGGGGGAGTCGGAGCGTACTATCAGTATCAACCGTGAAACGTGCCAAATCCTACGCGACTACATCGATCAGACACGCCCCGAAGTGACGGATGATTACGACCGCGAACCATTACTCGCCAGCAAGTACGGCAGATATCATAGGAATACTCTGCGCAATCACGTGTACGCAGTTACTCGGCCGTGTCTTGTTCGGAACTGTCCTCACGAGGAAGATCCAGAGACTTGCGAGGCTGCTCAGACCAACAATGATGCGTGTAAATGCGACTCCTCTGAAAGCACTCACGCAATCAGACGAGGGAGTATCAGTTGGCATCTTCGAGAGGAAACGGGGAAGCAAACAGTGTCGGATAGGGCGGATGTTTCCCCATCCGTGATTGACGAACACTACTCAACACTATCTGACACCGAGAAGGCTGACGTAAGGCGAGAGCAATTACCAGACTCGCTATAA
- a CDS encoding YgjP-like metallopeptidase domain-containing protein — protein sequence MSDVDPRLRVFVDLFNLAYPDWNPPTGSNLKPEHVDFHDNLTSVNGSLGVTSNGEVIYRVNTGKWRSWDVNRRLKLVIHELGHVKHQNHSPDFWNRVVEIYHTFHEHKDEVDDIIAGDIDWSEVREHLVNNPTNRMVDNRVETAYERQLKLADELGYPEDDIPPFDEMEILRVRRDSPDETFVEPKNLVWERHDIDDLVTYFRSPNREGIRYNNGSYRVDPPKGVEVEPGHIQVVEGHKRAEILFHTHLKQSFRSRVLVRLVDDEDVGGDAAVADD from the coding sequence ATGAGTGACGTAGACCCGCGACTCCGCGTCTTCGTCGACCTGTTCAACCTCGCCTACCCCGACTGGAACCCGCCGACAGGGTCTAACCTGAAACCCGAACACGTTGACTTCCACGACAATCTGACGTCCGTCAACGGAAGCCTCGGTGTGACGAGTAATGGAGAAGTGATTTACCGGGTGAACACTGGAAAGTGGAGGAGTTGGGACGTAAACCGACGTCTCAAGTTGGTTATCCACGAACTCGGGCACGTTAAGCATCAGAACCACTCGCCCGACTTCTGGAACCGAGTCGTCGAAATCTACCACACCTTCCACGAACACAAAGACGAGGTGGACGACATCATTGCCGGTGACATCGACTGGTCGGAAGTTCGCGAACACCTCGTAAACAACCCGACTAACCGTATGGTGGATAACCGGGTTGAAACTGCCTACGAGCGCCAGTTGAAATTGGCAGATGAACTTGGATATCCGGAAGACGATATTCCGCCGTTCGACGAGATGGAGATCCTTCGCGTTCGTCGTGATTCGCCGGATGAGACCTTCGTCGAACCGAAGAATCTTGTGTGGGAGAGACACGACATTGACGATCTTGTTACTTACTTCCGGTCGCCTAACCGCGAAGGGATCAGGTACAATAACGGTTCGTACCGTGTTGATCCGCCGAAAGGTGTGGAAGTTGAACCCGGGCACATTCAGGTCGTGGAGGGACACAAGCGGGCGGAGATTCTCTTCCACACGCACCTCAAGCAGAGTTTCCGGTCGAGGGTGTTGGTTCGGTTGGTTGATGATGAGGATGTGGGTGGTGATGCGGCTGTCGCTGACGACTAA